From a single Arachis hypogaea cultivar Tifrunner chromosome 3, arahy.Tifrunner.gnm2.J5K5, whole genome shotgun sequence genomic region:
- the LOC112789226 gene encoding peter Pan-like protein isoform X2 has protein sequence MLKQAGYGSESEAEEEAATVTLSSDVGRVNRASMKSAVKLQEIGPRMTLQLVKVEKGLRSGEVLFSEYGKPGDKGKHDYEDNEMQDNEDEDDSKGSEDQDGNGSEVDEDEGHEELD, from the exons ATGTTAAAACA AGCTGGCTATGGATCAGAAAGTGAGGCAGAGGAAGAAGCTGCAACTGTAACTTTGTCTAGCGATGTTGGTAGGGTTAACCGTGCTTCGATGAAAAGTGCTGTCAAGCTTCAAGAAATTGGTCCCAGGATGACTCTTCAACTAGTTAAAGTTGAAAAGGGACTTCGTTCAGGAGAAGTCCTTTTCAGTGAATATG GGAAACCTGGTGACAAAGGAAAACATGATTATGAAGATAATGAGATGCAGGacaatgaagatgaagatgattcAAAAGGTAGTGAAGATCAAGATGGCAATGGTTCTGAAGTTGATGAAGATGAAGGCCATGAAGAACTTGATTAA
- the LOC112789226 gene encoding peter Pan-like protein isoform X1, protein MLKQNLQDVSDFVTKAGYGSESEAEEEAATVTLSSDVGRVNRASMKSAVKLQEIGPRMTLQLVKVEKGLRSGEVLFSEYGKPGDKGKHDYEDNEMQDNEDEDDSKGSEDQDGNGSEVDEDEGHEELD, encoded by the exons ATGTTAAAACA GAATCTTCAAGATGTGAGTGATTTCGTGACAAA AGCTGGCTATGGATCAGAAAGTGAGGCAGAGGAAGAAGCTGCAACTGTAACTTTGTCTAGCGATGTTGGTAGGGTTAACCGTGCTTCGATGAAAAGTGCTGTCAAGCTTCAAGAAATTGGTCCCAGGATGACTCTTCAACTAGTTAAAGTTGAAAAGGGACTTCGTTCAGGAGAAGTCCTTTTCAGTGAATATG GGAAACCTGGTGACAAAGGAAAACATGATTATGAAGATAATGAGATGCAGGacaatgaagatgaagatgattcAAAAGGTAGTGAAGATCAAGATGGCAATGGTTCTGAAGTTGATGAAGATGAAGGCCATGAAGAACTTGATTAA
- the LOC112789221 gene encoding aquaporin TIP4-2-like: MEQNKETQTYQSRFMDSFHKILGGREFFSTETWKLTLIELAATAVLMFGLTCSIIIVESKKVAPVVLVPFAVFIISFWLLIVTVPLSGRHLSPTITLISLLKIVITITRALMYAIAQCIGSIIGFIMIKYIMDPKLQKTYSLGGCVIGDDHHKGLGSKPLLALLIEFFCTFIVLLVGVTLSFDRIRSNKLGLRNGCMLTAGSVAFVVFVSTNITGHSGYAGVGLNPARCLGPALLRGGSLWNEHWIFWVGPFLACIVYGLLIHLPSNSARSEDSSIDVANDEV, from the exons ATGGAACAGAACAAAGAAACACAGACATATCAATCTCGATTCATGGATTCATTCCATAAGATTCTTGGAGGCAGAGAATTCTTCTCAACGGAG aCCTGGAAGCTAACTCTCATCGAGTTAGCTGCTACCGCCGTACTCATGTTTGGGCTAACATGCTCAATTATAATTGTCGAGTCGAAGAAAGTAGCTCCTGTTGTCTTAGTGCCATTTGCAGTTTTTATTATATCATTTTGGCTATTAATAGTAACGGTTCCATTGTCCGGAAGACACCTTAGTCCAACAATAacattaatttctctattaaaaattgttattacCATAACACGTGCACTAATGTATGCCATTGCACAGTGTATTGGTTCTATAATTGGATTCattatgataaaatatataatggatccaaaattacaaaaaacaTATTCGTTAGGAGGATGTGTTATTGGTGATGATCATCATAAAGGACTAGGATCAAAGCCTCTACTTGCACTACTTATAGAATTTTTTTGTACATTTATTGTGCTGTTAGTTGGTGTTACTCTCTCATTTGACAGAATAAGGTCAAATAAATTAGGGTTACGAAACGGGTGTATGTTGACTGCTGGATCAGTGGCATTTGTAGTGTTTGTGTCAACAAATATTACTGGACACTCAGGCTATGCAGGTGTTGGGCTTAACCCAGCAAGGTGTTTGGGTCCAGCTTTGCTAAGGGGTGGGTCACTGTGGAATGAACATTGGATCTTTTGGGTTGGCCCTTTCTTAGCATGCATAGTATATGGACTACTTATCCATTTGCCAAGCAACAGTGCGAGGTCCGAAGACAGTAGCATCGATGTGGCAAATGATGAAGTTTAA